One window of Balearica regulorum gibbericeps isolate bBalReg1 chromosome 10, bBalReg1.pri, whole genome shotgun sequence genomic DNA carries:
- the CPNE9 gene encoding copine-9, whose product MASPGALEPAAGSVPGTKVELTVSCRNLLDMDTFSKSDPVVVLFVQGSGSSEWKEFGRTEVIDNTLNPDFVRKFVLDYYFEEKQNLRFDVYNVDSKSCSILKQDFLGQAFVALGEVIGSQRGRLERALTGVPGKRCGTILLLAEELSNCRDIVTMQLCANKLDKKDFFGKSDPFLVFYRSNEDGTFTICHKTEVVKNTLNPVWQPFTIPVRALCNGDYDRTVKIDVYDWDRDGSHDFIGEFATSYRELSRAQSQFTVYEVLNPRKKCKKKKYVNSGTVTLLSFSVESEFTFVDYIRGGTQLNFTVAIDFTASNGMPSQPTSLHYASPYQLSAYALALKAVGEIIQDYDSDKLFPAYGFGAKLPPDGKISHQFPLNNNADNPSCAGIEGVLESYLQSLRTVQLYGPTNFAPVINQVAGAAAQVTDGSQYHVLLIITDGVISDMLQTKEAIVTASALPMSIIIVGVGPAEFEAMEELDGDEVRVSSRGRYAERDIVQFVPFRDYVDDSGNQVLSMARLAKDVLAEIPEQLLSYMKTRDIKPRRADPQ is encoded by the exons ATGGCGTCTCCGGGAGCGCTGGAGCCGGCGGCCGGCAGCGTGCCGGGCACCAAGGTGGAGCTCACCGTGTCCTGCCG GAACCTGCTGGACATGGACACCTTCTCCAAATCTGACCCAG TGGTAGTCCTCTTCGTGCAGGGCTCGGGGAGCAGCGAGTGGAAGGAG TTCGGGCGCACCGAGGTGATCGACAACACCCTGAACCCCGACTTTGTCCGCAAGTTTGTCCTCGACTACTACTTTGAGGAGAAGCAAAACCTCCGCTTCGATGT CTACAACGTGGACTCCAAGAGCTGCTCCATTTTAAAGCAG GACTTCCTGGGGCAGGCATTCGTGGCGCTGGGGGAAGTGATCGGGTCCCAGCGGGGCCGCCTGGAGAGAGCCCTCAC AGGGGTCCCGGGGAAGCGGTGTGGGACCATCCTGCTGCTGGCCGAGGAGCTGAGCAACTGCCGG gaCATCGTCACGATGCAGCTGTGCGCCAACAAGCTGGACAAGAAGGACTTCTTCGGAAAATCTGACCCCTTCCTCGTCTTCTACCGCAGCAACGAGGACGGCAC CTTCACCATCTGCCATAAGACAGAGGTGGTGAAGAACACACTCAACCCGGTGTGGCAGCCCTTCACCATCCCTGTGCGCGCCCTCTGCAACGGCGACTACGACCG GACGGTGAAGATAGACGTGTACGACTGGGACCGGGATGGGAG ccacgACTTCATCGGGGAGTTTGCCACCAGCTACCGGGAGCTCTCCCGAGCGCAGAGCCAGTTCACGGTGTACGAG GTGCTGAACCCcaggaagaaatgcaagaagaagaaatatgtgaaCTCCGGCACC GTGACACTGCTCTCCTTCTCTGTCGAGTCCGAGTTTACCTTCGTTGACTACATCCGGGGCGG GACGCAGCTGAATTTCACCGTCGCCATCGACTTCACGGCCTCCAACG GGATGCCGTCACAGCCCACCTCGCTGCACTACGCGAGCCCCTACCAGCTGAGCGCCTACGCCCTGGCGCTCAAGGCGGTGGGGGAGATCATCCAGGACTATGACAGCGACAAGCTCTTCCCCGCCTACGGCTTCGGCGCCAAACTCCCACCCGACGGCAAGATCTCCCACCAGTTCCCCCTG AACAACAACGCGGACAACCCCAGCTGTGCCGGCATCGAGGGCGTGCTGGAGTCCTACCTCCAGAGCCTGCGCACCGTCCAGCTCTACGGCCCCACCAACTTTGCCCCCGTGATCAACCAGGTGGCTGG GGCAGCCGCCCAGGTGACTGACGGCTCGCAGTACCATGTCCTCCTCATCATCACCGACGGCGTCATCTCTGACATGCTGCAGACCAAGGAAGCCATTGTCACT GCTTCTGCCTTGCCCATGTCCATCATCATCGTGGGAGTGGGTCCGGCTGAGTTTGAGG CCATGGAGGAGCTGGACGGTGACGAGGTACGAGTGTCTTCCCGGGGACGCTATGCCGAGAGGGACATTGTACAG TTTGTGCCGTTTCGGGATTATGTGGATGACTCAGGAAACCAGGTGCTGAGCATGGCCCGCCTGGCCAAGGACGTGCTGGCTGAGATCCCTGAGCAGCTGCTCTCCTACATGAAGACCCGTGACATCAAGCCTCGTCGGGCAGACCCCCAGTAG